In Longimicrobiaceae bacterium, one DNA window encodes the following:
- a CDS encoding carboxypeptidase regulatory-like domain-containing protein yields the protein MTTRPYVLCIALLLASPAVLRAQVVRGTFVDHDTGEPIRGAHVTLRAPDGTAAASTNTDAGGAFEVKAPAAGTYTLRGDRIGFAPTLSPALSLSPGETATFRLVGSSQRVMLAAITVQAGARCETRPAEGRQTATLWEEARKALLNAKATAQARLYQYTAQRVDRRLDPRTGAVVSAKVDTTRGMSGNPYVSVPGARLAEEGYVVTDGDTLDFRAPDAGALLSDEFLDQHCFRVKAPPAGQEALIGLAFEPVRDRRLPDVQGTLWIDRQTAELRRMEYAYANAPLRTADEAGGEMDFRRLPSGSWIVSRWRIRMPLVTPAPPDAKRAGSTPLDVARLPAYRLIGYQEQGGELTAIYTRGGAPVSVTAGAQLAGVVFDSTRSVPLRGAKVRIDGTQYTADADSAGRFTFRDLPDGTFNVTFSGPRLDSLGYAPQPVRVSLARGATTRQDLAVPGMARVLAAGCGDSVNVGAVLAGSVRADSTGEPVVGAHVTAAWEAAGGTPAGERMAISDFRGVYRLCGAPSGVPVTVRLATQGTTMSVSALRLAADRPSLQDFLVPRPLLASAAQAPAPAAGIPLHVRVTAAETGQPLSGATVRLGSALAPQTTDARGGATFPRVAAGTYLVTVADPQLGTRTVPAVIGADGPELELRVPAGGGASLLAVVRSPVRLAALTARAAVRGTLAQVGFEQRKRLGIGSFISGADLERHGNAPLSSIFRYIPGVRVVDYYPPSTLRRGRPMLEHRIQPTRGGGDAAGNPGCFMSVFMDGVLILDGSPEEGHDVDANLLANIKAVEVYRSMSEIPTQFRGTRSLCGVVVLWTKTGEDDRAAASASH from the coding sequence ATGACGACCCGCCCCTACGTGCTCTGCATCGCCCTGCTCCTCGCTTCGCCCGCAGTGCTGCGCGCGCAGGTGGTGCGGGGCACGTTCGTGGACCACGACACGGGCGAGCCCATCCGCGGCGCGCACGTCACGCTCCGCGCGCCGGACGGTACGGCGGCGGCGTCCACCAACACCGACGCGGGCGGCGCATTCGAGGTGAAGGCGCCCGCGGCCGGCACGTACACGCTGCGCGGCGACCGCATCGGCTTCGCGCCCACGCTCTCCCCCGCCCTGTCGCTCTCGCCCGGCGAGACGGCCACGTTCCGCCTGGTGGGCAGCTCGCAGCGCGTGATGCTGGCCGCCATCACCGTGCAGGCCGGCGCCCGCTGCGAGACGCGCCCGGCCGAGGGGCGGCAGACGGCGACGCTGTGGGAGGAGGCGCGCAAGGCGCTGCTGAACGCGAAGGCCACCGCCCAGGCGCGGCTCTACCAGTACACGGCGCAGCGGGTGGACCGCAGGCTGGACCCGCGCACCGGCGCCGTGGTCTCCGCGAAGGTGGACACTACGCGGGGGATGAGCGGCAACCCGTACGTGAGCGTGCCGGGCGCGCGGCTCGCCGAGGAAGGCTACGTGGTCACCGACGGCGACACGCTGGACTTCCGCGCGCCCGACGCGGGCGCGCTGCTGTCTGACGAGTTTCTGGACCAGCACTGCTTCCGCGTCAAGGCGCCGCCCGCGGGCCAGGAGGCGCTCATCGGCCTGGCGTTCGAGCCGGTGCGCGACCGCAGGCTGCCGGACGTGCAGGGCACGCTGTGGATCGACCGGCAGACGGCGGAGCTGCGGAGGATGGAGTACGCGTACGCCAACGCGCCGCTGCGCACGGCCGACGAGGCGGGCGGGGAGATGGACTTCCGCCGGCTGCCCAGCGGGAGCTGGATCGTGAGCCGCTGGCGCATCCGCATGCCGCTCGTGACCCCCGCGCCGCCGGACGCCAAGCGCGCCGGGAGCACGCCGCTGGACGTGGCGCGCCTGCCGGCGTACCGGCTCATCGGCTACCAGGAGCAGGGCGGCGAGCTGACGGCCATCTACACCCGCGGCGGCGCGCCCGTCTCCGTCACGGCCGGCGCCCAGCTTGCCGGCGTCGTCTTCGACAGCACGCGCTCCGTGCCTCTCCGCGGCGCGAAGGTGCGCATCGACGGAACGCAGTACACGGCAGATGCGGACTCCGCCGGGCGCTTCACCTTCCGCGACCTGCCGGACGGCACGTTCAACGTCACCTTCTCCGGCCCGCGGCTGGACTCGCTCGGCTACGCGCCCCAGCCGGTGCGCGTGTCGCTGGCGCGGGGCGCGACCACGCGGCAGGACCTGGCGGTGCCCGGCATGGCGCGCGTCCTGGCCGCTGGCTGCGGCGACAGCGTGAACGTCGGCGCGGTCCTCGCCGGAAGCGTCCGCGCGGACTCCACCGGCGAGCCCGTCGTGGGCGCGCACGTCACCGCGGCGTGGGAGGCAGCGGGCGGCACGCCGGCCGGCGAGCGGATGGCCATCTCCGACTTCCGCGGCGTCTACCGGCTGTGCGGCGCGCCGTCCGGCGTCCCGGTCACCGTCCGCCTGGCGACGCAGGGGACCACGATGTCCGTCTCTGCCCTGCGGCTGGCGGCGGACCGGCCGTCGCTCCAGGACTTCCTCGTCCCCCGTCCGCTCCTCGCATCCGCCGCGCAGGCTCCCGCCCCGGCCGCGGGCATCCCGCTCCACGTCCGCGTGACCGCGGCGGAGACGGGGCAGCCGCTCTCCGGCGCGACGGTGCGGCTGGGCTCCGCGCTGGCGCCGCAGACGACGGATGCGCGGGGCGGGGCGACGTTCCCGCGCGTGGCCGCGGGCACGTATCTCGTCACGGTGGCGGACCCGCAGCTGGGCACGCGCACGGTGCCGGCGGTGATCGGCGCCGATGGGCCGGAGCTGGAGCTTCGCGTGCCGGCGGGCGGGGGCGCGTCGCTGCTGGCGGTGGTTCGCAGCCCCGTGCGCCTGGCCGCGCTGACCGCCCGCGCCGCCGTGCGGGGCACGCTGGCGCAGGTGGGCTTCGAGCAGCGCAAGCGGCTGGGCATCGGCAGCTTCATCTCGGGCGCGGACCTGGAGAGGCACGGCAACGCGCCGCTCAGCAGCATCTTCCGCTACATCCCCGGCGTGCGCGTGGTCGACTACTATCCGCCGTCGACGCTGCGGCGAGGCAGGCCCATGCTGGAGCACCGCATCCAGCCCACGCGCGGCGGCGGCGACGCGGCCGGCAACCCCGGCTGCTTCATGTCGGTGTTCATGGACGGCGTCCTCATCCTCGACGGTTCACCCGAAGAGGGGCACGACGTGGACGCCAACCTGCTCGCGAACATCAAGGCCGTCGAGGTCTACCGCAGCATGTCCGAGATCCCCACCCAGTTCCGCGGCACCCGCTCGCTCTGCGGCGTCGTCGTCCTCTGGACCAAGACCGGCGAAGACGACCGCGCCGCCGCCTCGGCCTCGCACTGA
- a CDS encoding carboxypeptidase regulatory-like domain-containing protein, with protein sequence MTPRIATLLALLLLLPAAAAAQTVCGTFVDHATGEPVAGGRVVLRDADGHEAASGHTDASGAYELRAGADGTYTLRGERIGFAPTTSPPLSLAAGRVTEYRLVAGTQRVMLDAITARSEGSRCVVRPGAGMQAAVLWEEARKALQNARATSETGTYRYTAQHFRTELDAHTRVVRHAVIDTLTGQHGDPFVTLPVARLAAEGYVHSAGDTLIFYAPDAAALLSPTFLDQHCFRLQDPPPGREGQIGLAFEPTRERRLPDVRGTLWLDRRTAELRKLEYQYTGVGVRRPSDEAGGSMEFRRLPAGTWIISRWRIRMPVLTAERLKFSERHTIGGEGLRERTRTETVAFLAEDGGEVTALFTRFGQPVAMEGGARAAGARLSGTVFDSTRAAPLAGATVRAEGTAYAASTDAAGRYEMPELPDGTYSLTFSGPRLDTLRYAPLPVRVTVAGRTAVRQDLAIPSMPRLLAVGCGDSAAIGGTLVGLVRGDSAAPVVGASVTATWPGGERVAESDYRGIYRLCGGPVGVPLGLRMTAQGVSMAVADVRLAQGAPVQQDFALPPRLAATDGASGRTAGAAGLPLHGRVVASATGRPVAGATVRLGSALAPRTTDAAGGFVFPRVPAGTYAVTVAHSDFGQRTVTAAIGDDGPELELRLPARGDGGSLVAVLRSPVRLAAVHATARRGSLESVGFVARQRQGAGVFITPEKVDQYRGSPLSSLLRTVPGVRVIEYQPPPRRIKAYTPPKEHRVQPTRGGEGMRLGCFMSVYLDGVEVQSGSPYEGNDIDANILTGIKAVEVYRGLSEIPPEYRGSRCGVILLWSRDAEDHSRPVN encoded by the coding sequence ATGACCCCTCGCATCGCCACCCTCCTCGCGCTCCTGCTCCTCCTTCCCGCCGCCGCAGCAGCGCAGACGGTCTGCGGCACCTTCGTGGACCACGCCACCGGCGAGCCCGTGGCGGGCGGCCGCGTCGTCCTCCGGGACGCCGACGGGCACGAGGCGGCGTCCGGCCACACCGACGCGTCCGGCGCGTACGAGCTTCGGGCGGGCGCGGACGGCACGTACACGCTGCGGGGCGAGCGCATCGGCTTCGCGCCCACCACGTCGCCGCCGCTGTCGCTGGCCGCGGGGCGCGTCACCGAGTACCGGCTGGTGGCGGGCACCCAGCGCGTGATGCTGGACGCCATCACCGCCCGGTCCGAGGGCTCGCGCTGCGTGGTGCGGCCCGGAGCGGGCATGCAGGCCGCCGTGCTGTGGGAAGAGGCGCGCAAGGCGCTCCAGAACGCACGGGCCACCAGCGAGACCGGCACGTACCGCTACACCGCCCAGCACTTCCGCACCGAGCTGGACGCCCACACCCGCGTGGTGCGCCACGCCGTCATCGACACCCTCACCGGGCAGCACGGCGACCCGTTCGTCACCCTGCCCGTGGCCCGCCTCGCCGCCGAGGGCTACGTGCACTCCGCCGGCGACACGCTCATCTTCTACGCGCCCGACGCGGCTGCGCTGCTCTCGCCCACCTTCCTGGACCAGCACTGCTTCCGCCTCCAGGACCCGCCCCCCGGCCGCGAGGGGCAGATCGGCCTGGCGTTCGAGCCCACCCGCGAGCGGCGGCTGCCGGACGTGCGCGGCACGCTTTGGCTGGACCGGCGCACGGCCGAGCTGCGGAAGCTGGAGTACCAGTACACGGGCGTGGGCGTCCGCCGCCCGTCGGACGAGGCGGGCGGGTCGATGGAGTTCCGCCGGCTGCCCGCGGGGACGTGGATCATCAGCCGCTGGCGCATCCGCATGCCCGTGCTAACGGCCGAGCGGCTGAAGTTCAGCGAGCGCCACACCATCGGCGGCGAGGGGCTGCGGGAGCGCACCCGCACCGAGACGGTCGCCTTCCTGGCCGAGGACGGCGGCGAGGTGACCGCGCTCTTCACCCGCTTCGGGCAGCCCGTGGCGATGGAGGGCGGAGCGCGCGCGGCCGGCGCCCGCCTCTCCGGCACCGTCTTCGACAGCACCCGCGCCGCCCCGCTCGCCGGCGCCACCGTGCGCGCGGAAGGCACGGCGTACGCCGCCAGCACCGACGCCGCCGGGCGCTACGAGATGCCGGAGCTGCCGGACGGCACGTACTCGCTCACCTTCAGCGGCCCCCGGCTGGACACGCTTCGGTACGCGCCGCTCCCGGTGCGCGTGACCGTCGCCGGCAGGACGGCGGTGCGCCAGGATCTCGCGATTCCGTCCATGCCGCGACTGCTGGCCGTGGGCTGCGGCGACAGCGCGGCGATCGGCGGGACGCTCGTCGGCCTGGTCCGCGGCGACTCCGCCGCGCCGGTGGTGGGCGCGAGCGTCACCGCCACCTGGCCCGGCGGCGAGCGCGTGGCGGAGTCCGACTACCGCGGCATCTACCGGCTGTGCGGCGGCCCCGTCGGCGTTCCCCTCGGCCTGCGGATGACGGCGCAGGGCGTGTCGATGGCGGTGGCGGACGTGCGGCTGGCGCAGGGCGCGCCGGTGCAGCAGGACTTCGCGCTTCCGCCGCGGCTGGCGGCTACGGACGGAGCGTCCGGGCGGACGGCGGGCGCCGCGGGGCTGCCGCTGCACGGGCGCGTGGTCGCCTCCGCCACGGGCCGGCCGGTCGCCGGCGCCACGGTGCGGCTGGGCTCCGCGCTCGCGCCGCGCACCACCGACGCGGCGGGCGGCTTCGTCTTCCCCCGCGTTCCAGCAGGCACGTACGCCGTAACCGTGGCGCATTCGGACTTCGGGCAGCGGACGGTGACGGCGGCCATCGGCGACGACGGGCCGGAGCTGGAGCTGCGCCTGCCCGCCCGCGGCGACGGCGGCTCGCTGGTGGCCGTGCTCCGCAGCCCCGTGCGCCTGGCCGCCGTACACGCCACCGCGCGGCGCGGCAGCCTGGAGTCCGTGGGCTTCGTCGCGCGGCAGCGCCAGGGCGCGGGCGTCTTCATCACGCCCGAGAAGGTGGACCAGTACCGGGGCTCGCCGCTCAGCAGCCTTCTGCGCACCGTGCCGGGCGTCCGCGTCATCGAGTACCAGCCCCCGCCGCGCCGCATCAAGGCGTACACGCCGCCCAAGGAGCACCGCGTTCAGCCCACGCGCGGCGGCGAGGGAATGCGGCTGGGCTGCTTCATGTCCGTGTACCTGGACGGCGTGGAGGTGCAGAGCGGGTCCCCGTACGAGGGCAACGACATCGACGCCAACATCCTCACCGGCATCAAGGCCGTGGAGGTGTACCGCGGCCTCTCCGAGATCCCGCCGGAGTACCGCGGCTCGCGCTGCGGCGTGATCCTCCTCTGGAGCCGCGACGCCGAGGACCATTCCAGGCCCGTGAACTGA